One Camelina sativa cultivar DH55 chromosome 3, Cs, whole genome shotgun sequence genomic window carries:
- the LOC104776461 gene encoding uncharacterized protein LOC104776461, whose translation MIPSLMVSAIQVAELSVSSVVHMVYGLYIFSSAVAGDLTQTLTKSIFKPKATVEVKQIDQEKTTDVNALPPIVLVHGIFGFGKGRLGGLSYFAGAEKKDDRVLVPDLGSLTSVHDRARELFYYLKGGLVDYGEDHSKACGHSQFGRFYEKGEYQEWDEDHPIHFVGHSAGAQVVRVLQQMLADKMFEGYENTNEDWVLSLTSLSGALNGTTRTYIDGIQPEDGKSLKPISLLQICKLGVIMYDWIDIPWLKSYYNFGFDHFNMSRKKTGLRGLVDLLLGNAGPFASSADWILPDLSIQGSMKLNASLQTFPNTFYFSYATKRTRKSLGVMTVPSGVMGIHPLLFIRVWQMSQWRFPRDIPLPYKGYIDEDWQDNDGALNTISMTHPRIPVEHSSLTLSSDSDCLPLQPGIWYYKIVEADHVMFIINRERAGVEFDLIYDSIFERCRKHVFRKVQQTLPNEAQHQSRGDQED comes from the exons ATGATTCCGTCGTTGATGGTATCAGCTATACAGGTAGCAGAGCTATCAGTGAGCTCCGTTGTTCATATGGTATATGGGCTTTACATATTCAGCTCCGCTGTCGCCGGTGATCTCACTCAGACGTTGACTAAATCAATCTTCAAACCCAAAGCCACCGTTGAAGTCAAACAAATTGACCAAGAGAAGACGACAGACGTCAATGCTTTGCCTCCTATTGTTTTGGTCCATGGGATTTTTGGATTTGGGAAAGGA AGATTAGGTGGTTTGTCATACTTTGCTGGAGCAGAGAAGAAGGATGATAGAGTGTTGGTGCCTGATTTGGGATCTTTGACTAGTGTACACGATAG GGCAAGAGAACTCTTTTATTACTTGAAAGGTGGATTAGTTGATTATGGTGAAGATCACAGTAAAGCTTGTGGGCACTCTCAATTTGGTCGTTTTTATGAAAAAG GGGAATATCAAGAATGGGATGAAGATCATCCTATTCACTTTGTTGGTCACTCTGCTGGTGCTCAAGTTGTTCGTGTGTTGCAGCAAATGCTTGCTGACAAG ATGTTTGAGGGTTATGAGAACACGAATGAGGACTGGGTGTTGAGTTTAACATCGTTGTCAGGAGCGTTAAACGGGACTACTCGAACCTATATTGATGGAATACA GCCGGAGGATGGGAAGTCCCTGAAACCTATATCACTGCTTCAGATATGCAAACTTGGAGTCATAATGTATGACTGGATCGACATACCTTGGCTCAAGTCCTATTACAATTTCGGGTTCGACCATTTCAACATGTCGAGAAAGAAGACAGGTCTACGCGGCCTAGTTGATCTTCTTCTTGGCAATGCAGGCCCTTTTGCATCATCTGCAGATTGGATATTGCCTGACCTCTCAATCCAAGGATCGATGAAGCTCAATGCTAGTCTGCAGACTTTCCCAAACACGTTCTACTTCAGCTACGCGACTAAACGTACTAGAAAATCTCTTGGAGTGATGACTGTTCCATCAGGTGTGATGGGAATTCATCCTTTGCTTTTCATCCGCGTGTGGCAGATGAGCCAGTGGCGATTTCCTCGTGACATTCCTCTGCCTTATAAAGGATACAT AGATGAAGATTGGCAGGACAATGATGGAGCACTGAACACAATATCAATGACTCACCCACGAATTCCCGTTGAACATTCTAGTCTCACTCTTAGTAGTGACTCAGACTGTCTCCCGCTACAACCGGGCATTTG GTACTACAAGATCGTGGAGGCAGATCATGTTATGTTCATTATAAACCGAGAGCGAGCAGGTGTGGAGTTCGATTTGATCTACGACAGTATCTTTGAGCGGTGCAGGAAACATGTATTCAGGAAGGTTCAACAGACATTGCCTAACGAAGCTCAACACCAGTCAAGGGGAGACCAAGAAGATTAG
- the LOC104776459 gene encoding glutamate--glyoxylate aminotransferase 1: MALKALDYDSLNENVKKCQYAVRGELYLRASELQKEGKKIIFTNVGNPHALGQKPLTFPRQVVALCQAPFLLEDPNVGMIFPADAIARARHYLSLTSGGLGAYSDSRGLPGVRKEVADFIQRRDGYPSDPELIFLTDGASKGVMQILNCVIRGDGDGILVPVPQYPLYSATISLLGGTLVPYYLDESENWGLDVNNLRQSVAQARSQGISVRAMVIINPGNPTGQCLSEANLREILKFCYNEKLVLLGDEVYQQNIYQDERPFISSKKVLMDMGSPFSKEVQLVSFHTVSKGYWGECGQRGGYFEMTNIPPRVVEEIYKVASIALSPNVSAQIFMGLMVSPPKPGDISYDQFTRESKGILESLRRRAKIMTDGFNSCKNVVCNFTEGAMYSFPQIRLPAGALQAAKQAGKVPDVFYCLKLLEATGISTVPGSGFGQKEGVFHLRTTILPAEEEMPEIMDSFKKFNDEFMTQYDNTVGYSRM; the protein is encoded by the exons ATGGCTCTCAAGGCATTAGACTACGATTCTTTGAACGAAAACGTCAAGAAGTGTCAGTATGCTGTCAGAGGTGAACTCTATCTCCGAGCTTCTGAGCTTCAGAAAGAGGGCAAAAAG ATTATTTTCACAAACGTTGGGAACCCTCATGCTTTAGGACAGAAGCCGTTGACATTTCCTCGCCAG GTGGTTGCGCTTTGTCAAGCTCCGTTTCTACTAGAGGACCCAAATGTTGGAATGATATTTCCAGCTGATGCTATTGCAAGAGCTAGACATTATCTTTCCTTGACTTCTGGCGGTTTAG GTGCTTACAGTGACTCAAGAGGCCTTCCAGGAGTTAGGAAAGAGGTTGCTGACTTCATCCAACGGCGTGATGGGTATCCAAG TGATCCAGAACTCATATTTCTCACTGATGGAGCTAGCAAAGGTGTGATGCAAATCTTGAATTGTGTTATACGCGGTGATGGAGACGGG ATTCTAGTTCCGGTTCCACAGTATCCACTCTACTCAGCTACCATATCACTGTTAGGTGGCACTCTTGTCCCTTACTATCTTGATGAGTCTGAAAACTGGGGACTTGATGTTAACAACCTTAGACAATCTGTTGCTCAGGCTCGTTCTCAGGGGATATCA GTAAGGGCAATGGTGATCATTAACCCTGGGAACCCAACTGGTCAGTGTCTAAGCGAAGCTAACTTAAGAGAGATATTGAAGTTCTGTTATAACGAGAAATTAGTTCTTCTGGGCGACGAAGTTTACCAGCAGAACATATACCAGGATGAGCGTCCCTTTATCAGCTCCAAGAAG GTTTTGATGGATATGGGTTCGCCATTCAGCAAGGAAGTTCAGCTTGTATCCTTCCACACAGTCTCTAAAGGATATTGGGGAGAATGTGGACAGCGAGGTGGATACTTTGAGATGACCAATATCCCTCCCAGG GTTGTTGAGGAGATATACAAGGTTGCATCAATTGCCCTCAGCCCCAATGTCTCTGCCCAGATCTTT ATGGGTTTGATGGTTAGTCCTCCAAAGCCTGGAGACATTTCATATGACCAGTTCACCCGTGAAAG CAAGGGGATTCTTGAATCGttgagaagaagagcaaagatcATGACTGATGGATTCAACAGCTGCAAAAACGTTGTCTGCAATTTCACAGAAG GTGCAATGTATTCGTTTCCTCAAATACGGTTACCAGCAGGAGCTCTCCAAGCTGCAAAACAAGCGGGAAAAGTACCAGACGTTTTCTACTGTCTCAAGCTTTTAGAAGCCACAGGAATCTCCACAGTCCCTGGCTCTGGATTTGGACAGAAAGAAGG CGTGTTCCATCTGAGGACAACGATCCTACCAGCAGAAGAAGAGATGCCAGAGATCATGGATAGTTTCAAGAAGTTCAACGACGAGTTCATGACTCAGTACGATAATACCGTTGGTTATTCCAGAATGTGA
- the LOC104776458 gene encoding 60S ribosomal protein L27a-2-like gives MATALKKNRKKRGHVSAGHGRIGKHRKHPGGRGNAGGMHHHRILFDKYHPGYFGKVGMRYFHKLRNKFFCPIVNLDKLWSLVPEEVKAKSSKDNVPLIDVTQHGFFKVLGKGHLPENKPFVVKAKLISKTAEKKIKEAGGAVVLTA, from the coding sequence ATGGCGACGGCGTTGAAGAAGAACAGGAAGAAGAGAGGACACGTCAGCGCCGGTCATGGACGTATCGGAAAGCATCGCAAGCATCCAGGAGGTCGTGGTAACGCTGGAGGTATGCATCACCACCGTATCCTCTTTGACAAGTACCATCCAGGTTACTTCGGCAAAGTTGGTATGAGGTACTTTCACAAGCTCCGTAACAAGTTCTTTTGCCCTATCGTTAACCTCGACAAGCTCTGGTCGCTTGTGCCCGAGGAGGTGAAGGCGAAATCGAGCAAAGACAATGTTCCATTGATCGATGTGACGCAGCATGGGTTCTTTAAGGTTTTGGGGAAAGGTCATTTGCCGGAGAACAAGCCCTTCGTTGTGAAGGCTAAGCTTATCTCTAAGACTGCTGAGAAGAAGATTAAGGAAGCTGGTGGTGCTGTTGTCCTTACTGCttag
- the LOC104778833 gene encoding uncharacterized protein LOC104778833 yields the protein MSSFFSSRDNAAVEDLLSQAKDAYVLEQVAKINCAGFSDDSVLPSNLETRLRRLKSLPVSSSSSKLLSTSKSMESYLGKKNRAGNVSSVSAFSKSSCPLDSSVQETRIFSGTKRTPSVSSRSELGESSGSRRTGSSSSSRFPRGNVSSVGSSSLRYSRQGNVLTPTTQTLKLVPKEKSRFSSHSFNSSTELASPSSDQDQKEGTNRKSKLKLNTKFLYSWFDKLSPTQAMGCLRHTPNKSSPNSKIKTSESSNKEVYSELEEELRKERESCKDTERVIRKAKKALKRVRRLSSESKFDQLLGMLF from the exons ATGTCAAGTTTTTTCTCTAGTAGAGACAATGCAGCTGTGGAGGATCTTCTTTCACAAGCTAAAGATGCTTACGTTCTTGAACAAGTCGCCAAAATCAACTGCGCTGGTTTCTCCGACGATTCTGTTCTTCCCTCTAATCTCGAAACCCGTTTACGTCGTCTCAAGTCTCTTccggtttcttcttcctcaagtaAGCTTCTCTCTACCTCCAAGAGCATGGAAAGTTACCTTGGGAAGAAGAACCGTGCAGGAAacgtttcctctgtttctgcttTTTCCAAGTCTTCTTGTCCTTTGGATTCATCTGTCCAGGAAACACGGATATTTTCGGGTACCAAACGTACTCCGAGTGTGAGTTCACGAAGTGAGCTTGGAGAATCCTCAGGTTCTAGGAGAACCGGTTCGAGTAGTTCATCGAGATTCCCTCGTGGAAACGTGTCCTCTG TCGGTTCGAGTTCATTAAGATATTCTCGACAAGGTAATGTTTTGACTCCAACAacacaaaccctaaaacttgTTCCTAAAGAAAAATCAAGATTCAGTTCACATTCATTCAATTCCTCCACTGAGTTAGCTTCACCATCATCTGATCAAGACCAAAAAGAAGGAACGAACCGGAAatcgaaattgaaattgaatacCAAGTTTTTATATTCATGGTTTGATAAGTTATCTCCAACACAAGCCATGGGTTGCTTAAGACATACTCCAAACAAATCATCACCAAACAGCAAAATAAAGACATCGGAGAGCAGCAACAAAGAAGTGTATTCGGAATTGGAAGAAGAATTGAGAAAGGAGCGGGAGTCATGCAAAGACACGGAGCGGGTGATACGAAAAGCAAAGAAAGCCCTCAAGAGGGTAAGGAGGTTGAGCTCTGAATCCAAATTTGATCAACTACTAGGAATGTTGTTTTGA
- the LOC104778836 gene encoding tryptophan aminotransferase-related protein 1-like, which translates to MIQIPNYKDVRLSDDVIINLDQGDPTAFQEYWMKMRDRFTVVIPGWDLMSYFSDTKNVCWFLEPELEKAIKALHGTIGNAATEKRYIVVGTGSSQLFQAALFALSSLSEVTPVSIVAAAPYYSTYVEEASYLDSKLYKWEGDARTFDKKGPYIEMVTSPNNPDGTMREPVVNRREGRKVIHDFAYYWPHYTPITRRQDHDLMLFTFSKITGHAGSRIGWALVKDIEVAKKMVQYLTVNSIGVSKESQTRATTILNELXSFAWLGLKEERDLGSLLKEKKVLTRGGDRCGCDKKYVRVNMLSRDDDYGGFLHRLATIKDLKCIVP; encoded by the exons ATGATCCAAATTCCAAACTACAAAGATGTG CGCTTGTCAGATGACGTCATCATCAACCTTGATCA AGGAGATCCGACGGCGTTCCAAGAATATTGGATGAAGATGAGGGACAGGTTTACGGTAGTGATACCAGGATgggatctgatgagttacttcAGCGATACGAAGAATGTGTGTTGGTTCCTAGAGCCAGAGCTTGAGAAGGCGATCAAGGCGTTGCATGGTACAATAGGTAATGCAGCTACCGAGAAACGCTACATCGTGGTGGGGACTGGCTCGTCACAGCTTTTTCAGGCCGCTTTGTTTGCACTTTCGTCGCTCTCTGAGGTCACACCTGTCAGCATCGTTGCAGCGGCTCCTTATTACTCC ACATACGTGGAGGAGGCATCGTATCTTGATTCGAAGCTATACAAATGGGAAGGAGACGCAAGGACGTTCGACAAAAAGGGACCGTACATAGAGATGGTGACCTCACCGAACAACCCTGATGGGACTATGAGAGAGCCGGTGGTGAACCGTAGGGAGGGTAGGAAAGTGATCCATGACTTCGCGTATTACTGGCCACACTACACTCCGATCACTCGTCGTCAAGACCACGACCTTATGCTCTTCACCTTCTCCAAGATCACTGGCCACGCTGGGTCACGTATTGG GTGGGCGTTAGTGAAGGACATAGAGGTGGCTAAGAAGATGGTGCAATACTTAACAGTAAACTCCATTGGTGTATCGAAGGAGTCACAAACTCGAGCCACCACAATTCTCAACGAACTGANTT CGTTTGCGTGGTTGGGGTTAAAAGAGGAAAGAGATCTGGGAAGTCTcttaaaggagaagaaggttttGACGAGAGGAGGGGACCGATGTGGCTGTGACAAGAAGTACGTCCGTGTCAACATGCTTAGCCGCGACGACGACTATGGCGGCTTTCTCCACAGACTCGCCACCATCAAAGATCTCAAATGCATCGtgccttag
- the LOC104776457 gene encoding protein MAK16 homolog A-like: MQHDEVIWQVIRHKHCSYMAKIETGIFCRNQYNVTGICNRSSCPLANSRYATIRDHDGVFYLYMKTIERAHMPNNLWERIKLPRNYEQALEMIDKHLLYWPKLLQHKVKQRLTKMTQMRIRMRKLALKTREVIVPMPRRQMKREQRREDKAEKAALLDKAIETELLTRLKTGIYNDIYNYPEPLFNKILDDGKEIVKEVEEEDEEVGVIEYVEGDDELEEEMEDMEDFSGFPSKESYLEDSDDEDEDDAEEQVVIHKKGRALKKSDDNGKSKKKSRVVVEVEQEDGGTRASLKSLKL; the protein is encoded by the exons ATGCAGCACGATGAGGTTATATGGCAGGTCATTAGGCACAAGCACTGCAGTTACATGGCCAA AATCGAAACTGGTATCTTCTGTAGAAACCAATATAATGTAACGGGAATCTGTAATCGAAGCTCTTGCCCTCTTGCCAATAGCAGATACGCTACTATCAGAGACCATGatg gagtgttttatttatatatgaagacTATTGAGAGAGCTCACATGCCAAACAACTTGTGGGAGAGAATTAAGCTGCCTAGAAACTATGAGCAGGCTCTTGAAATGATTGACAAACACTTG TTGTACTGGCCTAAGTTGTTGCAGCATAAGGTTAAACAAAGACTGACTAAAATGACTCAGATGCGTATTCGTATGAGAAAACTTGCTTTGAAAACAAG AGAGGTAATAGTCCCTATGCCTAGGAGGCAAATGAAGAGGGAGCAGAGGAGAGAGGACAAGGCTGAAAAAGCAGCTTTGTTGGATAAG GCCATTGAAACCGAGTTGTTAACTCGTTTGAAGACAGGCATCTATAATGACATATACAATTACCCTGAACCTCTGTTTAACAAAATTCTTGATGATGGAAAGGAAATTGTAAaggaggttgaagaagaagacgaagag GTTGGAGTGATTGAATATGTTGAAGGCGATGACGAACTCGAGGAGGAGATGGAAGATATGGAAGACTTCTCTGGTTTTCCATCTAAGGAGTCTTACCTTGAAG actcagatgatgaggatgaagatgatgctgAGGAGCAAGTTGTGATTCATAAAAAGGGAAGAGCTTTAAAGAAGTCGGATGATAACggaaaatcaaagaagaaatcaagagtAGTTGTCGAG GTTGAGCAAGAAGATGGAGGCACAAGGGCTTCCCTGAAAAGCCTCAAACTTTGA